A genomic segment from Glycine soja cultivar W05 chromosome 18, ASM419377v2, whole genome shotgun sequence encodes:
- the LOC114394828 gene encoding FCS-Like Zinc finger 17-like, whose protein sequence is MLPKFIISPFRVESQEGKHVNKRRKHVRSFKSTNMDVGLRLLPQITSSNSTSNVLLKSAVRKANQQSIPQDLCFLKTYNLCNKQLCPDKDIYLYSRDQGFCSVETKQMVAAYRQCSSESRSETRLILEDLRMQRLKSRV, encoded by the exons ATGCTTCCAAAGTTCATCATTAGCCCCTTCAGGGTGGAATCCCAAGAAGGGAAGCATGTGAACAAGAGAAGAAAGCATGTGAGATCATTTAAGAGTACCAACATGGATGTTGGTTTGAGACTTCTCCCTCAAATTACAAGCTCAAATAGCACATCAAATGTCCTCTTGAAATCTGCAGTGAGAAAGGCAAACCAACAATCCATCCCTCAAGACTTATGCTTCCTTAAAACTTACAATCTATGCAATAAGCAACTATGTCCAGACAAAGATATTTACTTGTACAG CAGAGATCAAGGTTTCTGCAGTGTAGAGACCAAGCAAATGGTAGCTGCTTATAGGCAATGTTCTAGTGAGTCACGTAGTGAGACTCGCCTTATACTTGAGGACCTACGAATGCAGAGACTTAAATCTAGAGTCTAA
- the LOC114397299 gene encoding 2-hydroxyacyl-CoA lyase-like, translating into MQKDAKLALDWPTRKRIALGAARGLLYLHKQYDPKIIHRDVRAANILLDDYCEAVVGDFGLAKLLDHKDSHVTTSTLVRYQLPMVVIVFNNGGVRRHPEEIDGLHKDDPGPTDFVPNAGYHALIQAFGGKGYLVGTRDELKFAFSESFSARKPAVVNIVIDPYAGSESGRMQHKN; encoded by the exons ATGCAAAAGGATG CCAAGCTAGCTTTGGACTGGCCAACAAGGAAAAGAATAGCTTTAGGAGCTGCAAGAGGCTTGCTATATTTGCACAAACAGTATGATCCAAAGATTATTCATAGGGATGTGAGGGCAGCAAATATCTTGCTTGATGATTATTGTGAGGCTGTGGTGGGAGATTTTGGGTTGGCAAAGCTATTAGACCACAAGGATTCACATGTGACAACATCA ACATTAGTTCGGTACCAGCTGCCTATGGTCGTCATTGTTTTCAACAATGGTGGTGTCCGTAGACACCCAGAGGAGATAGATGGACTTCATAAAGATGATCCTGGCCCCACAGATTTTGTCCCAAATGCAGGGTATCATGCTTTGATACAAGCTTTTGGTGGAAAGGGCTATCTTGTTGGGACGCGTGATGAACTCAAGTTCGCCTTTTCAGAATCCTTCTCTGCTAGGAAACCAGCTGTAGTAAATATTGTGATCGATCCCTATGCTGGTTCAGAGAGTGGGAGGATGCAACATAAGAATTGA